A region from the Onthophagus taurus isolate NC chromosome 8, IU_Otau_3.0, whole genome shotgun sequence genome encodes:
- the LOC111414204 gene encoding alpha-taxilin-like has translation MNKQVDKNEEKNPQEEKIRRKDSKMIDNVLKTLTNLDVQDKYDALIDKYKELYENHRQSQNALNSLKKKNSTLQQENEHITNENNKLNLVRNRLEKLSREFQRQNKILKEENFIKIKEEEERRRKITVEFQKALSNVTAMMAESNDQNTKLGEENKLMARRLSSIYEDFKNRQSEVDRFSKQIELERQLAETRIAKLSAEFTVEKEKVCAEKDLLLKRCEFLTTELKVSTEKSSSLEKTVGEFQKTITKSSDIFDHCKSEIANMSEYIQNQQKKLLDWQEKNEKNLATIRELTILNNQKCKLNEQITKQQAQLTKLCRRLQAERTAYINALRTNGFNPDDIVVEAPEDLEETSSNVTNTVITNVTKKNENLTGKGKKNKKNKKVDFESGNEPPDSLTLKEIQLAELKDELKRVQERVEKIQCGKIEVKIDDNGVTFEEKEKPFNQEIKENSENQEEKCEIEEKTFQIDEKESENVDAKNEIENDGGKKNESEIKIEEKVIESVPKVEESKDDEKFYEKVV, from the exons atgaataaacaagttgataaaaatgaagaaaaaaatcctcAAGAAGAGAAAATTCGTCGGAAAGATTCGAAAATGATAGACAACGTTTTGAAGACTTTAACAAATTTGGACGTGCAAGATAAATATGATGCGttaattgataaatataaGGAGCTTTATGAAAATCATCGTCAATCACAAAATGCTTTAAAcagtttaaaaaagaaaaattcaacTTTACAACAAGAAAACGAACACATTACAaatgaaaacaacaaattaaatttggttAGAAATCGTTTGGAAAAACTTTCCAGAGAATTTCAaagacaaaataaaattttaaaa gaagaaaactttataaaaataaaagaagaagaagaacgtCGTCGTAAAATAACGGTGGAATTTCAAAAAGCTTTAAGTAATGTAACGGCAATGATGGCGGAAAGTAACgatcaaaatacaaaattaggggaagaaaataaattaatggcAAGAAGATTAAGTAGTATTtatgaagattttaaaaaccgTCAGTCTGAAGTGGATCGTTTCTCAAAACAAATTGAATTAGAACGTCAATTGGCTGAAACTCGTATTGCAAAATTAAGTGCTGAGTTTACagttgaaaaagaaaaggtgtgtgctgaaaaagatttattattaaaacgttGCGAGTTTTTAACAACCGAATTAAAAGTGAGTACGGAGAAATCATCATCATTAGAAAAAACCGTTGGAGAGTTTCAAAAAACGATCACAAAAAGTAGCGATATTTTTGATCATTGTAAATCGGAAATTGCAAATATGAGTGAATATATACAAAATCAACAGAAAAAGTTATTAGATTGGcaggaaaaaaatgaaaagaatttagcAACAATCCGcgaattaacaattttaaataatcaaaaatgtaaattaaacgAGCAAATTACAAAGCAACAAGCTCAATTAACAAAACTTTGTCGACGACTTCAAGCCGAAAGAACCGCTTATATCAATGCATTAAGAACGAACGGCTTTAATCCAGACGATATTGTAGTTGAAGCACCTGAGGATCTTGAAGAAACTTCTTCAAACGTTACAAATACCGTTATAACAaacgttacaaaaaaaaatgaaaatctaaCCGGAAAAggtaaaaagaataaaaaaaataaaaaagtagatTTTGAAAGTGGCAATGAACCTCCTGACAGcttaactttaaaagaaatacaaCTTGCCGAACTCAAAGATGAACTTAAACGCGTTCAAGAAAGGGTCGAAAAAATTCAATGCGGgaaaattgaggttaaaattGACGACAATGGCGTTActtttgaagaaaaagaaaaaccttttaatcaagaaataaaagaaaattctgaaaatcaagaagaaaaatgtgaaattgaagaaaaaacatttcaaattgatGAGAAAGAATCTGAAAATGTAGATGCTAAAAATGAGATTGAAAATGATGGAgggaaaaaaaatgaatctgAAATAAAGATTGAAGAAAAGGTAATCGAAAGTGTACCGAAAGTGGAAGAATCCAAAGatgatgaaaaattttatgaaaaagtagtttaa